In Gossypium hirsutum isolate 1008001.06 chromosome D06, Gossypium_hirsutum_v2.1, whole genome shotgun sequence, one genomic interval encodes:
- the LOC107901197 gene encoding DELLA protein GAI-like: MLRYDSTSSSAGSSSGSLSSSSSSSSSSKPPQQDIDGYKVRSSELRQVAQRLERLETAMGNSPADFSQLASDAILYNPSDLACWVDSLLTEFAEPPPTCSSDFIVDPVNNQTVVNSAWTAAEPHTPQVHQNITYDEQQSLDNQLTVVTAMEEDSGIRLVHMLMTCAECVQSGDLSLATSLIDDMQGLLTHVNTICGIGKVAGHFIDALSRRIFQGMGGGSVNGGSAFENEILYHHFYEACPYLKFAHFTANQAILEAFDGHDCVHVVDFNLMHGLQWPALIQALALRPGGPPLLRLTGIGPPPPDGRDSLREIGLRLAELARSVNVRFAFRGVAASRLEDVKPWMLQVNPKEAVAVNSIMQLHRLLGCEQTRNSPIDTVLSWIRGLNPKIMTVVEQEANHNQPGFLDRFTEALYYYSTMFDSLEACRIQPEKALAEIYIQREIGNVVSCEGSARVERHEPLAKWRRRLSGAGFRALRLGSNAFKQASMLLTLFSAEGYSVEENEGCLSLGWHSSPLIAASAWQAVPAWDNHMSSS, from the coding sequence atgtTGCGGTACGACTCCACCTCGTCATCAGCGGGAAGTAGCAGTGGCAGCTTAtcatcctcctcctcctcctcctcctcctccaagCCACCGCAGCAAGATATTGATGGTTATAAAGTCCGGTCGTCGGAGCTACGACAAGTAGCTCAGCGACTGGAACGACTCGAAACCGCCATGGGTAATTCGCCTGCAGATTTCTCTCAACTTGCCTCCGATGCTATACTCTATAACCCTTCTGATCTGGCCTGCTGGGTCGACTCGCTGCTAACTGAGTTCGCTGAGCCTCCTCCCACTTGCTCCTCCGACTTCATCGTGGATCCTGTAAACAATCAAACGGTGGTAAACAGCGCGTGGACCGCCGCCGAACCTCATACACCGCAGGTGCACCAGAATATTACTTACGACGAGCAACAGAGTTTGGATAATCAGTTGACGGTTGTCACggccatggaagaagattcgGGTATAAGGCTGGTCCACATGTTGATGACTTGTGCTGAGTGCGTCCAAAGTGGAGATCTCTCATTGGCTACTTCATTGATCGACGACATGCAAGGGTTACTGACTCATGTCAACACCATTTGCGGTATCGGTAAAGTTGCCGGACATTTTATCGACGCTTTAAGCCGACGTATTTTCCAAGGAATGGGCGGTGGCTCTGTCAACGGTGGTTCGGCTTTTGAGAACGAGATTTTGTATCATCATTTTTACGAAGCTTGTCCATACTTGAAATTCGCTCACTTCACGGCCAATCAGGCGATCCTCGAAGCTTTCGACGGTCACGATTGCGTACACGTGGTGGATTTCAATTTGATGCACGGCCTACAATGGCCAGCTTTGATACAAGCCCTGGCTTTACGTCCTGGCGGACCTCCTTTGCTCCGTTTGACTGGCATTGGACCGCCGCCACCAGATGGCCGTGACTCACTTCGCGAGATCGGTTTACGACTCGCTGAGTTGGCTCGGTCCGTCAACGTCCGCTTTGCCTTCCGTGGAGTCGCGGCTTCCAGGCTGGAAGACGTTAAGCCTTGGATGCTTCAGGTGAATCCAAAAGAAGCGGTGGCAGTTAACTCCATCATGCAGCTTCACCGTTTACTCGGATGCGAACAGACCCGGAATTCTCCTATCGACACCGTGTTGAGCTGGATCCGGGGCTTAAACCCGAAAATTATGACAGTGGTGGAACAAGAAGCAAACCACAATCAGCCCGGTTTTCTGGACCGGTTCACGGAAGCTCTTTATTATTATTCAACGATGTTCGATTCTTTAGAAGCTTGCAGGATTCAGCCGGAAAAAGCTTTAGCCGAGATATACATTCAGAGGGAAATAGGGAACGTAGTGAGCTGTGAAGGGTCGGCTCGAGTGGAAAGGCACGAGCCATTGGCTAAATGGAGGAGACGGCTGAGTGGAGCCGGGTTTAGGGCATTGCGTTTGGGGTCCAACGCGTTTAAACAGGCTAGCATGTTACTCACATTGTTCTCGGCGGAAGGGTATTCAGTGGAAGAAAATGAAGGGTGCTTGAGTCTTGGTTGGCATAGCAGCCCTCTCATCGCGGCTTCGGCTTGGCAAGCCGTGCCAGCGTGGGATAATCATATGTCATCTTCATAG
- the LOC107901197 gene encoding DELLA protein GAI-like isoform X1, translating into MGNSPADFSQLASDAILYNPSDLACWVDSLLTEFAEPPPTCSSDFIVDPVNNQTVVNSAWTAAEPHTPQVHQNITYDEQQSLDNQLTVVTAMEEDSGIRLVHMLMTCAECVQSGDLSLATSLIDDMQGLLTHVNTICGIGKVAGHFIDALSRRIFQGMGGGSVNGGSAFENEILYHHFYEACPYLKFAHFTANQAILEAFDGHDCVHVVDFNLMHGLQWPALIQALALRPGGPPLLRLTGIGPPPPDGRDSLREIGLRLAELARSVNVRFAFRGVAASRLEDVKPWMLQVNPKEAVAVNSIMQLHRLLGCEQTRNSPIDTVLSWIRGLNPKIMTVVEQEANHNQPGFLDRFTEALYYYSTMFDSLEACRIQPEKALAEIYIQREIGNVVSCEGSARVERHEPLAKWRRRLSGAGFRALRLGSNAFKQASMLLTLFSAEGYSVEENEGCLSLGWHSSPLIAASAWQAVPAWDNHMSSS; encoded by the coding sequence ATGGGTAATTCGCCTGCAGATTTCTCTCAACTTGCCTCCGATGCTATACTCTATAACCCTTCTGATCTGGCCTGCTGGGTCGACTCGCTGCTAACTGAGTTCGCTGAGCCTCCTCCCACTTGCTCCTCCGACTTCATCGTGGATCCTGTAAACAATCAAACGGTGGTAAACAGCGCGTGGACCGCCGCCGAACCTCATACACCGCAGGTGCACCAGAATATTACTTACGACGAGCAACAGAGTTTGGATAATCAGTTGACGGTTGTCACggccatggaagaagattcgGGTATAAGGCTGGTCCACATGTTGATGACTTGTGCTGAGTGCGTCCAAAGTGGAGATCTCTCATTGGCTACTTCATTGATCGACGACATGCAAGGGTTACTGACTCATGTCAACACCATTTGCGGTATCGGTAAAGTTGCCGGACATTTTATCGACGCTTTAAGCCGACGTATTTTCCAAGGAATGGGCGGTGGCTCTGTCAACGGTGGTTCGGCTTTTGAGAACGAGATTTTGTATCATCATTTTTACGAAGCTTGTCCATACTTGAAATTCGCTCACTTCACGGCCAATCAGGCGATCCTCGAAGCTTTCGACGGTCACGATTGCGTACACGTGGTGGATTTCAATTTGATGCACGGCCTACAATGGCCAGCTTTGATACAAGCCCTGGCTTTACGTCCTGGCGGACCTCCTTTGCTCCGTTTGACTGGCATTGGACCGCCGCCACCAGATGGCCGTGACTCACTTCGCGAGATCGGTTTACGACTCGCTGAGTTGGCTCGGTCCGTCAACGTCCGCTTTGCCTTCCGTGGAGTCGCGGCTTCCAGGCTGGAAGACGTTAAGCCTTGGATGCTTCAGGTGAATCCAAAAGAAGCGGTGGCAGTTAACTCCATCATGCAGCTTCACCGTTTACTCGGATGCGAACAGACCCGGAATTCTCCTATCGACACCGTGTTGAGCTGGATCCGGGGCTTAAACCCGAAAATTATGACAGTGGTGGAACAAGAAGCAAACCACAATCAGCCCGGTTTTCTGGACCGGTTCACGGAAGCTCTTTATTATTATTCAACGATGTTCGATTCTTTAGAAGCTTGCAGGATTCAGCCGGAAAAAGCTTTAGCCGAGATATACATTCAGAGGGAAATAGGGAACGTAGTGAGCTGTGAAGGGTCGGCTCGAGTGGAAAGGCACGAGCCATTGGCTAAATGGAGGAGACGGCTGAGTGGAGCCGGGTTTAGGGCATTGCGTTTGGGGTCCAACGCGTTTAAACAGGCTAGCATGTTACTCACATTGTTCTCGGCGGAAGGGTATTCAGTGGAAGAAAATGAAGGGTGCTTGAGTCTTGGTTGGCATAGCAGCCCTCTCATCGCGGCTTCGGCTTGGCAAGCCGTGCCAGCGTGGGATAATCATATGTCATCTTCATAG